GTTGCCATTCATCAGACAAAACCAGTGGAACCCAATGGAAGACACCGACCTGCAAGCGCTGATGGCCAGACTCGAGCTGCTAATTAACCGGGTCGAGCAACTTAAGAGCCAAAACGGACTCCTACTAGCTCAGGAAAAGACCTGGCGCGAGGAACGCGCTCACCTCATTGAAAAAAACGAAATCGCCCGGCGTAAGGTCGAATCGATGATTTCGCGCCTGAAGGCCCTGGAGCAAGACTCATGAGTTCAAGCAATAGCGTCACCGTGCAGATTCTCGACAAAGAATATTCGATCATCTGCCCGCAGGAAGAACGCAGCAACCTGGTGAGCGCTGCCCGCTACCTGGACGGCAAGATGCGTGAAATCCGCAGCAGCGGCAAAGTCATCGGTGCCGATCGCATCGCCGTGATGGCCGCCCTGAACATTACCCATGATTTGCTGCACAAGCAGGAACGGCCTGACGTGCAGGCCAGCGGCTCGACGCGTGAGCAGGTGCGCGACCTGCTGGAGCGGGTTGATCTGGTACTTTCTACCGATCCAGAGCCACCCAAGGGCTGATTGCGGCGTCGGTTTCGGGTATACTCGCCTCACTCCCTGGCGTGCTTGCCAGTCGGCGATGTCCCTGAGCCGATTCGCACTACCCTGGAAGTTACACGTTGGGCTGGTGTGCATGTCCGCTAGACGGAAAGCCTTAAAGCCTACTGTTTCTTCCACCTTGAACTTTCGGGTTCAAGGGCTAAGTCGACAGCGGTTCTGTCGGGGAGCCTGATTTCCAAATCCAATGCCAGTCCCAGGACTGGCATTGTTTTATGAGCCGAAAACCATGACCGAACCTGCGCCGGTTTCCCGCCCGCAACTTCGACGCATGCTGCGCAAAGCCCGCCGCGCCCTTACCGCCAGCGAGCAGCGCCAGGCCGCCCAAGGCCTGTATCGGCAACTGGCACAGCACCCGCTGTTTCGCCGGG
This genomic window from Pseudomonas sp. Bout1 contains:
- a CDS encoding TIGR02449 family protein encodes the protein MEDTDLQALMARLELLINRVEQLKSQNGLLLAQEKTWREERAHLIEKNEIARRKVESMISRLKALEQDS
- a CDS encoding cell division protein ZapA — its product is MSSSNSVTVQILDKEYSIICPQEERSNLVSAARYLDGKMREIRSSGKVIGADRIAVMAALNITHDLLHKQERPDVQASGSTREQVRDLLERVDLVLSTDPEPPKG